One Deinococcus roseus genomic window carries:
- a CDS encoding ABC transporter ATP-binding protein: MRAVQPGTAVQPITHQQITLSHITKTFPGVIANDDVTLTLRVGEVHAILGENGAGKTSLMNVLYGIYQPDRGEILLDGQAVKIDTPRAAIRLGVGLVPQHPMLVRAHTVEENIALSQIHHKGASFWNPVGNIRKRILELSERYGLKVDPRAPVWQLSAGEQQRVEILKVLLQGARFLILDEPTSVLTPQEVQELFAVLRRMRQDHGMVIITHKLDEVLDISDQITVLRKGKVTGSTPNQNLKKTDLARMMIGEELQETRLTGQPHLKGEMVHLSDAWAMGDRGAPALKGVTLTVQGGEILGVAGVAGNGQLELIEVLTGLRTLTKGQIVVKGKAMKGQGAEAFFQAGIAHVPEDRNHYGIVPNLSVEENLILRSMNQPPYSKSGLMDFARIREYARQNIQKYDIRTPSADTRARLLSGGNVQKLILARELESNPDVLVAAHPTYGLDIGATTQVHQLLLEKRAQGMGIVLVSEDLDELMNLSDRIVVIFAGTFTGTLTRAEFQREKLGLMMAGEA, encoded by the coding sequence TTGAGGGCGGTTCAGCCGGGAACGGCTGTCCAGCCCATCACCCACCAGCAAATCACGCTGAGCCACATCACCAAGACTTTTCCTGGTGTGATTGCCAATGACGATGTGACCCTCACCCTCAGGGTCGGCGAGGTGCATGCCATCCTGGGTGAGAACGGTGCAGGCAAAACCAGCCTGATGAATGTGCTTTACGGCATTTACCAGCCAGACCGTGGAGAAATCCTGCTGGATGGTCAGGCCGTCAAAATCGACACGCCCAGAGCAGCCATCCGTCTGGGGGTGGGTCTGGTGCCGCAGCACCCCATGCTGGTGCGGGCCCACACCGTCGAAGAAAACATTGCCCTGTCCCAGATCCACCACAAAGGTGCCTCTTTCTGGAATCCGGTGGGCAACATCAGAAAGCGCATTCTGGAGCTCTCTGAGCGCTACGGTCTGAAAGTGGACCCAAGAGCGCCCGTCTGGCAGCTTTCTGCAGGAGAGCAGCAACGGGTGGAAATCCTCAAGGTGCTGTTGCAGGGTGCCCGGTTCCTGATTCTGGACGAGCCCACCAGTGTGCTCACCCCCCAGGAGGTGCAGGAGCTTTTTGCTGTCCTCAGGCGCATGCGGCAGGACCACGGCATGGTGATCATCACCCACAAACTCGATGAGGTGCTGGACATCAGCGACCAGATCACCGTGCTCAGAAAAGGCAAGGTCACGGGCAGCACACCCAACCAGAACCTCAAAAAGACCGACCTGGCCCGCATGATGATCGGAGAGGAGCTGCAGGAAACCCGACTGACCGGGCAACCCCATTTGAAAGGAGAGATGGTTCACCTCTCGGATGCCTGGGCCATGGGAGACCGGGGTGCGCCAGCCCTTAAAGGGGTCACCCTCACCGTGCAGGGCGGGGAAATTCTGGGTGTGGCTGGCGTGGCCGGTAATGGTCAGCTGGAACTTATCGAGGTTCTGACTGGCCTCCGGACGTTGACAAAAGGCCAGATTGTGGTCAAAGGCAAGGCCATGAAAGGTCAGGGTGCAGAGGCATTTTTCCAGGCCGGGATTGCCCACGTTCCTGAAGACCGCAACCATTACGGCATCGTGCCCAACCTGAGTGTGGAAGAAAACCTGATTTTGCGGTCCATGAACCAGCCTCCCTACTCAAAAAGTGGCCTGATGGATTTTGCCCGCATCCGTGAATACGCCAGGCAAAACATCCAGAAATACGACATTCGCACCCCCTCTGCAGACACCAGAGCAAGGCTTCTCAGCGGTGGGAATGTGCAGAAACTGATCCTGGCCCGTGAACTGGAAAGCAACCCGGATGTGCTGGTCGCAGCCCACCCCACTTACGGCCTGGACATCGGGGCCACCACCCAGGTGCATCAACTCCTGCTGGAAAAACGTGCCCAGGGCATGGGCATCGTGCTGGTCAGCGAGGACCTTGATGAACTGATGAACCTGTCAGACCGCATCGTGGTGATTTTTGCAGGCACCTTCACGGGAACGCTCACCCGTGCTGAATTTCAGCGGGAAAAACTGGGCCTGATGATGGCAGGTGAAGCATGA
- a CDS encoding ABC transporter permease has product MKQFAGFLLQERKAPSTRWTLLLSLVSIGVALVLLGVVFSLYGISPIKAYQTIFTGTLTDWSGFSAVLQRTIPLLLIGVGLVMAFRTLFFNIGAEGQLLVGATAAAGVGLFVPLPDPLTLPIMLLVGFLAGAAWAFIPALLKLKLQINEVITTLMLNYVAINLVNYLVQGPWKGKTAYGYAYTDPLKDSAWMPTLPGTNLHWGTLIIAVVFAVVTGLILGRTTEGFRMRILGESPSVAKYLGMNTLKTTLLVMLISGGAAGLAGVGELTGIHHKLLDPLQLSLGYGYTAIIVAWLARGNPLGVLITAPFFGLIFAAGDVMKVTLQMPFQIVDVFNGILLFLLIATEPLIRYKLVKAPEQTPIHTTRETPNGR; this is encoded by the coding sequence ATGAAACAATTCGCAGGTTTTCTGTTGCAGGAACGCAAGGCCCCCAGCACCCGCTGGACCTTGCTGCTGTCTCTGGTCAGCATTGGGGTGGCCCTGGTTTTGCTGGGCGTGGTGTTCTCGCTGTACGGGATCAGCCCCATTAAAGCCTACCAGACCATTTTTACAGGCACCCTGACGGACTGGTCTGGTTTTTCTGCAGTGCTGCAAAGGACCATTCCCCTGCTCCTGATCGGGGTGGGTCTGGTGATGGCCTTCAGAACACTCTTTTTCAACATTGGGGCAGAAGGACAGTTGCTGGTGGGGGCCACTGCTGCTGCAGGGGTGGGCCTGTTTGTGCCCCTGCCAGATCCCCTCACCCTGCCCATCATGCTGCTGGTGGGCTTTCTGGCCGGAGCCGCCTGGGCCTTCATTCCGGCCCTGCTGAAACTCAAACTGCAGATCAACGAGGTGATCACCACCCTGATGCTCAATTACGTGGCGATCAACCTGGTGAATTACCTGGTGCAGGGTCCCTGGAAAGGCAAAACCGCCTATGGTTACGCCTACACCGATCCCCTCAAGGACAGTGCCTGGATGCCCACCCTGCCCGGAACCAACCTGCACTGGGGCACCCTGATCATCGCGGTGGTGTTCGCAGTGGTGACGGGTCTGATTCTGGGCCGCACCACCGAAGGCTTCAGGATGCGCATTCTGGGAGAAAGCCCCTCCGTGGCGAAATACCTGGGCATGAACACCCTGAAAACCACCTTGCTGGTGATGCTGATTTCGGGCGGCGCTGCAGGACTGGCAGGTGTGGGAGAACTCACCGGAATTCACCACAAACTTCTGGATCCGCTGCAACTCTCGCTGGGGTACGGGTACACTGCCATCATCGTGGCGTGGCTCGCCAGAGGAAATCCCCTGGGGGTCCTGATCACCGCCCCGTTCTTCGGATTGATTTTTGCCGCTGGAGACGTGATGAAAGTGACCCTGCAGATGCCCTTTCAGATTGTGGACGTGTTCAACGGGATCCTGCTGTTCCTCCTGATTGCCACGGAACCCCTGATCCGCTACAAATTGGTGAAAGCCCCTGAACAGACCCCAATCCACACCACCAGGGAGACCCCCAATGGACGCTGA
- a CDS encoding ABC transporter permease — translation MDAENWLVGILGRAFAFGTPLLWAALGETYVERAGVVNLGMEGMMLVGALTGFAVAHSTGNPALAILLAGVAGAVFSLLHAFMTITLRANQYVSGLALTILGTGATGLLGKAYEGQPLLDTLENISVPGLKDIPILGPMLFTDQSILTYLGILIGVLLWALLFRSRMGVMLRSVGENPKAVDAQGLNVTLIRYAAVVFGGFMAGVAGGFFSVAYRPSWTQGTTGGVGWIALAIVIFGRWNPLYVMLGSVFFGALYVLSFRLQEHISPELLNMMPYLCVILVLVLTALGKKGSGGVPEALGTPYRRGER, via the coding sequence ATGGACGCTGAGAACTGGCTGGTGGGCATCCTCGGGCGGGCATTTGCCTTTGGGACCCCACTGCTGTGGGCTGCCCTGGGCGAAACCTACGTGGAACGGGCCGGAGTGGTCAACCTGGGCATGGAAGGCATGATGCTGGTGGGTGCCCTCACCGGTTTTGCAGTGGCCCACTCCACTGGAAACCCCGCACTGGCCATTTTGCTGGCCGGGGTTGCAGGAGCCGTTTTCAGCTTGCTGCATGCCTTCATGACCATCACCCTGAGGGCCAACCAGTACGTGTCCGGTCTGGCCCTCACCATTCTGGGCACCGGAGCCACCGGACTGCTGGGCAAAGCCTACGAGGGCCAGCCTCTGCTGGACACGCTGGAAAACATCAGTGTCCCTGGACTCAAAGACATCCCCATCCTGGGACCGATGCTTTTTACCGACCAGAGCATTCTGACCTACCTGGGCATCCTGATCGGGGTGCTGCTGTGGGCCCTGCTGTTCAGAAGCAGAATGGGCGTCATGTTGCGCTCTGTCGGAGAGAACCCCAAAGCCGTGGATGCCCAGGGCCTCAACGTCACCCTGATCCGCTATGCCGCTGTGGTCTTCGGAGGGTTCATGGCTGGCGTGGCCGGAGGATTCTTCTCTGTGGCCTACCGTCCGTCCTGGACGCAGGGAACCACTGGAGGGGTTGGCTGGATTGCCCTCGCCATCGTGATCTTCGGACGCTGGAACCCACTGTATGTGATGCTGGGATCGGTGTTCTTCGGGGCACTTTATGTGCTGAGTTTCCGGCTGCAGGAACACATCTCTCCCGAACTCCTCAACATGATGCCCTACCTGTGCGTGATTCTGGTGCTGGTCCTGACTGCACTGGGCAAGAAAGGCTCTGGTGGCGTGCCAGAAGCCCTGGGCACACCTTACCGGCGGGGAGAACGCTAG